A stretch of Kaistella flava (ex Peng et al. 2021) DNA encodes these proteins:
- a CDS encoding VOC family protein, whose translation MNNNIFPCLWFNGNGKEAADFYCETFGGKITADTPVVLNLELFGQKLMFLNAGSQFEKNASISFMVLCDTEDEVQKYWSQVSQNGIILMDLGEYPWSKKYGWVRDQFGVTWQINLSDKKSEQKIIPTLMFIHQNNGKAFQAMEFYTGIFPNSKIGGVLKYGEGVGNESHEVPENVQHGHFEIDNYSFFCMDNSFDHQFDFNEGISIVVMTDDQVQTDHLWNSLLENGGRESMCGWLKDQFGVSWQIVPKRLLELMNDFEQPMKAQKVVQAMMGMQKIVIADLENAYHS comes from the coding sequence ATGAACAATAATATATTTCCGTGCCTTTGGTTTAATGGTAATGGGAAAGAAGCCGCAGACTTTTACTGCGAAACTTTTGGTGGTAAAATTACGGCTGATACCCCCGTCGTTTTAAATTTAGAATTGTTCGGACAAAAACTGATGTTTCTTAACGCAGGTTCACAGTTCGAAAAAAACGCATCTATTTCTTTCATGGTCCTTTGTGACACTGAAGATGAGGTTCAGAAATACTGGAGTCAGGTTTCTCAAAACGGAATCATTTTAATGGATCTGGGCGAATATCCCTGGTCCAAAAAATATGGTTGGGTTCGTGATCAGTTTGGCGTCACCTGGCAGATTAATTTATCTGATAAAAAGAGCGAGCAGAAAATTATTCCTACGTTGATGTTCATTCATCAAAACAATGGAAAAGCATTTCAGGCGATGGAATTCTACACCGGAATTTTCCCTAATTCAAAAATTGGCGGAGTTTTAAAATACGGTGAAGGTGTCGGAAATGAAAGTCATGAAGTTCCTGAAAATGTACAACACGGCCATTTTGAAATTGACAATTATTCGTTTTTCTGTATGGACAATTCTTTCGATCATCAATTTGATTTTAATGAAGGAATTTCAATTGTGGTGATGACTGATGATCAAGTGCAAACCGATCATCTATGGAATTCCCTATTGGAAAATGGTGGACGAGAATCAATGTGTGGTTGGTTGAAAGATCAGTTCGGTGTCAGCTGGCAAATCGTACCGAAAAGATTACTGGAACTGATGAATGATTTCGAGCAACCGATGAAAGCACAGAAAGTGGTACAGGCGATGATGGGCATGCAGAAAATTGTGATTGCAGATTTAGAAAACGCTTATCATTCTTAA
- a CDS encoding SRPBCC domain-containing protein, with the protein MEPITINITILKPIQKVWDYFYNPKHIVKWNFTTPNWHCPKAVIDFREGGTFDYRLEYKDKSFGYDFSGQIVEIRDLDYVKSILSDGRTIEVYFKKIDETTTEVIEVFEPEEQYSREMQRTGYYAILDRFHKYVENN; encoded by the coding sequence ATGGAGCCGATAACTATTAACATTACAATTCTAAAACCCATTCAAAAAGTCTGGGATTATTTTTATAATCCGAAGCATATTGTGAAATGGAATTTTACCACTCCCAATTGGCATTGCCCGAAAGCAGTCATTGATTTTCGCGAAGGCGGAACTTTTGATTATCGTTTGGAATATAAAGATAAAAGTTTTGGGTATGATTTCTCCGGTCAAATTGTGGAGATCAGGGATTTAGACTATGTTAAAAGTATCTTAAGTGATGGCAGAACAATCGAAGTTTATTTTAAAAAAATCGATGAAACTACCACCGAAGTTATTGAGGTTTTCGAACCTGAAGAACAGTATTCCAGAGAAATGCAACGAACTGGTTATTACGCGATTCTAGACCGTTTCCATAAATATGTGGAGAATAATTAA
- a CDS encoding SRPBCC domain-containing protein, translated as MEPIKIDITILKPISKVWEFFTEPEHITRWNFANDIWMCPNAENDLQIGGEFNYRMEAKDQSFGFDFKGTYDEVFPFEKLKYHLEDGRKVEVLFESIDANTTKVFEIFEPEELESRQMQRDGWYGILDNFQKYAENN; from the coding sequence ATGGAACCAATAAAAATAGACATTACCATTCTAAAACCTATTTCTAAAGTTTGGGAGTTTTTTACCGAACCTGAACATATTACCCGATGGAATTTTGCGAATGATATTTGGATGTGCCCGAATGCAGAAAACGATTTGCAAATAGGTGGCGAATTTAATTATAGAATGGAAGCAAAAGATCAAAGTTTTGGATTTGATTTTAAAGGAACTTACGATGAAGTTTTTCCATTTGAAAAATTGAAATACCATTTAGAAGATGGTAGAAAAGTTGAGGTTTTATTTGAAAGCATTGATGCGAATACAACCAAAGTATTTGAGATTTTTGAGCCCGAAGAGCTAGAATCCCGGCAAATGCAGCGAGACGGTTGGTATGGTATTCTTGATAATTTTCAGAAATATGCAGAAAATAATTAA
- the tpx gene encoding thiol peroxidase — MADITLHGNPVHTSGNLPEVGSTVKDFKLINVDLQEKTNQDFSGKKKIFNIFPSIDTGVCAAAARKFNEKAGDLDNTVVINVSKDLPFALNRFCAAEGLDHVVSLSDFRSSFGDDYGVKITDSPMEGLLSRAVIVADENGKVIYTEQVPEIAQEPNYEAALNALK, encoded by the coding sequence ATGGCAGATATTACATTACATGGCAATCCGGTTCACACAAGCGGTAATTTGCCCGAAGTAGGAAGTACAGTAAAAGACTTTAAACTAATCAATGTTGATTTACAGGAAAAAACCAATCAGGATTTTTCCGGTAAAAAGAAGATATTCAATATTTTTCCAAGTATCGATACTGGAGTTTGTGCGGCCGCTGCGAGAAAATTTAATGAAAAAGCTGGTGATTTAGACAATACGGTAGTGATTAATGTTTCCAAAGATTTGCCTTTTGCTTTAAACCGTTTCTGTGCTGCAGAAGGTTTGGATCATGTGGTAAGTTTATCAGATTTCCGTAGTTCTTTTGGTGATGATTATGGTGTGAAAATTACCGATTCTCCAATGGAAGGACTTTTGAGTCGTGCCGTAATTGTGGCAGATGAAAATGGAAAAGTAATCTATACAGAACAAGTTCCGGAAATCGCTCAGGAACCAAATTATGAAGCAGCTTTGAATGCTTTAAAATAA
- a CDS encoding thioredoxin family protein gives MNTRLSIIIILFFASSTILYGQSSEKIRWISFNQLNDSLQVSPKKVFVNFYADWCVYCKEMERTTFKNDEVIKELNGNYYAVKMNIETDEEIIFGNQTFINKRIKKVNPVHEIALLLASRKGKPFSLPAYLVFDENFVARSRYFQFLDAPALLKILQ, from the coding sequence ATGAACACCAGACTCTCAATAATTATAATCCTGTTTTTTGCAAGTTCGACGATTCTTTATGGACAGTCGAGTGAGAAAATCAGATGGATTAGTTTTAATCAGTTAAACGATTCTTTGCAGGTTAGTCCTAAAAAAGTGTTCGTAAATTTTTACGCTGATTGGTGCGTTTACTGTAAGGAAATGGAACGAACTACTTTTAAAAATGATGAAGTAATAAAAGAGCTGAATGGAAATTATTACGCGGTGAAGATGAATATTGAAACTGATGAAGAAATCATTTTTGGAAATCAAACCTTTATCAATAAAAGAATTAAAAAAGTAAATCCCGTCCATGAAATTGCGCTTCTTTTAGCAAGCCGGAAAGGTAAACCGTTTTCTTTGCCAGCTTATCTGGTATTTGATGAAAATTTTGTGGCTAGATCCCGATATTTCCAATTTTTAGATGCTCCAGCTTTACTTAAAATACTCCAATGA